One Helianthus annuus cultivar XRQ/B chromosome 12, HanXRQr2.0-SUNRISE, whole genome shotgun sequence genomic region harbors:
- the LOC110914261 gene encoding protein FAR1-RELATED SEQUENCE 5-like, producing the protein MSKLNLGPVKAFNVMKTCFGGFEDVGASKVEFKNNKRQINFFIGEYDVEMVVRHLDEKSQSQPNFSYDYFTDEENRLKGLFWCDDQAKRNYHVFGDVISFDATYRSNKYAMVFVPFTGIDNHHCNVTFGAALLASETEPKVVITDQDPAMKKFVDTRHRLCMWHVMHKLSLKVGVRICNSTNFKERISGVVWTDILTPEEFKSEWEVVIGEFNLADNDWLSDIFALRESWIPAYYRMEELSGLMRTTSRLESENHVFGQVCNSKATLVEFMTHYETAIEAQRHTHRKNDHESRYKRP; encoded by the exons ATGTCTAAGTTGAATTTGGGTCCAGTTAAAgcgtttaatgttatgaagactTGTTTTGGCGGTTTTGAAGACGTGGGTGCAAGTAAAGTTGAATTTAAGAACAACAAAAGGCAAATTAACTTTTTTATAGGGGAATACGACGTTGAGATGGTTGTGagacatttggatgaaaaaaGTCAGTCACAGCCTAATTTCTCGTACGATTACTTCACAGATGAAGAGAATCGTTTGAAGGGACTTTTTTGGTGTGATGATCAAGCCAAACGTAATTACCACGTGTTTGgtgatgtgatttcgtttgacgCCACGTATCGTTCCAACAA ATACGCTATGGTGTTTGTACCGTTCACTGGTATAGACAATCACCACTGCAATGTTACATTTGGTGCTGCATTATTGGCGTCAGAAACTGAACCCAAAGTTGTTATCACTGACCAAGATCCAGCAATGAAGAAATTTGTTGACACGAGGCATCGGTTATGCATGTGGCATGTGATGCATAAACTTTCTTTGAAG GTTGGTGTTAGGATATGCAATTCCACCAACTTCAAAGAACGTATTAGTGGTGTTGTGTGGACGGATATTCTTACACCCGAAGAGTTTAAATCAGAATGGGAAGTGGTTATTGGAGAGTTCAATTTAGCAGATAATGACTGGCTCTCTGATATTTTTGCACTCAGGGAATCTTGGATCCCTGCATACTATAGAATGGAGGAGTTGTCGGGCCTTATGCGAACGACATCGAGGTTGGAGAGTGAGAATCATGTTTTTGGTCAAGTGTGTAATTCAAAAGCTACTCTGGTTGAGTTTATGACTCATTACGAAACTGCAATAGAAGCACAGCGTCACACGCATCGGAAAAATGATCATGAATCTCGATACAAACGCCCCTAG